Sequence from the Bacteroidota bacterium genome:
ATTGAGCTAAACCAGAAAAGTCAGAAATTGAAAATTTGCAAAAAATAATGCCTCAAATTCACGGATTTGTACAAATATTAAATCCGTGAATTTATGAAAGTTATCATATAATAATATTGAAATGTTGCAGACGAAAATTTTCCTAAAATATTTCACAATAAGTGTAGTTCTAATTTTTATTATTTCTGTGGTTTTTCTTTCAAATAAAACTTTGCTGTTTTTTTTCCCTGATAAAATTTGGGCTCATAAGGTTAACAATATTGAAAAACTCGAAGAAGCTTCCAAAAAATATGCAGGAATAGAACTCGATGTAGTTTTTCACAAAAAAACAAACTCTTTCGATGTTAATCATCCGCCCGATAGTTCTATAAATCTGTCATTGACTGAATTTTTTCTTTCACAAAAAAACAGTGTTTCGAATTGTAAATATTGGATTGATTTTAAAAATTTGGATTATGAAAATAAAAAGCTTTCTGCAGATAAGTTAGATTCAATTGCAAATGTGTTTGAAATAGACAAAAAAAATATCATCATAGAATCTATCAGTCCAAAATTTCTAAAACTCTTTGACGATAAAGGATTTTTAACTTCTTACTATTTGCCAACAAATTTGAATTTGCTTGACGATAAAAATCTTGAATCTGTTTTGAAAACTATTAATACCAATATTTCCACTTTTAAAAACACATACATTTCATTCAACTATAAAGACTATGAGATAATAAACAGACGATTTCCCTACAAGAAAAAACTAACTTGGTTTACCAATTATGGCTCATTAAATAAAATCAGCGCAAGGATTTTGTTATTCGAAATTTCGATGGACGAAAATGTAGATATTTTACTCATTCCTTTAAAGTAACAAAATGAAGAAATTTAATAGTTTTCTGATTGTTCTAAAGGAAATCTACAATCCATTTATTGTCGCTTTAGCTTTTGCCCCATTAATTGTTGGGCTTATTGTGGATGCTAGTTTGTTCGACAGCAGGAATATTATTACGAATATCATTTGGATTCCAATTTTTACAGTAGCTTTTATTTTATCTAAGAAAAGGATTGTATATCAGATAGTTTGCTTGCTATATTTTATTTTGGGTCTTGTTGAAATTTCTCATTGGATTATTTTACAAGGTCCTGTTACAATAACAAGTTTTTTAGTAATCTCAAATACTAATTTACAAGAAGCAATAGATTTTCTAAATCTAAAAGCTACGGTTGGCCTGATTGTTTTGGTTTTTTATACAATATTTTTCATTTTTACTTTTAAACGCAGACCTAAAATCTCCAAATCTAAATTTAAGCCCTACCTTATAGGAATTATTTTATTATTTTCTGCAATATTTATTCTCGAAAATGCAATTAATGAGCGATTAATTAGAAAAGGAATGCCACATATTGCAAAAGTTGTTTTTTCATTTATCGAAAAAATAAATTTGTATGAAGAAGCTATGCAAGAAATTGAACCTAAAATGGTTCAGGCAATTCCAACTTTGCCACAAAACCAGCAGACATTTGTATTGATAATTGGCGAATCGTGTAGCAGAAATCATATGTCTATTTATAATTACTCGAGAAAAACCAATCCAAAGCTCGAAAAGCGTAAGGATTTGTTTGTTTACGATAATGTAGTTTCACCTTATTCAAATACTTTAAACTCTGTTCTATCAATGCTTTCTGAATCAAATTTAGAGCGAAAATTAAATTTCGGAAAATGTGTCGATATAATTGATATTTTTTATTCTGCCGGTTTCAAAACCTATTGGCTTTCAAATCAATCGCCTATCGGAATTTGGGATAATCTTATAACTGTTTTTGCAAAAAAAGCTGATCACTACCGTTTTGTAAATACTACAAGCAATTCATCGTTTGAAGCAATGTTTACGACTTCATACGATTCTAAGCTCTTTAAACCATTTGCCAATGCTTTGAGCGAAAATGTTGCTAAAAAATTTATAGTTCTGCATTTAATGGGAAGTCACTCTTCATATTCAAAAAGGTATCCTACTCATTATGATGTCTTTAACGGAAGTAACAAGAAAGAAAAAATTATTGCAGAATACGATAATTCAGTTCTTTACAACGACTTTATTGTTGACAGCATTCTAAATATTTTAGATGAAAACGATTCCTTACATGAAAATTCGATTAGCTCTGCAATTTATTTGTCTGATCATGGCGAAAATGTTTACGATGAGCAAAATAAAATAGGACACGACTATTCAAAAAAATTACCAAAAGCTAATGTAGATATTCCTTTTATCATCTGGCTTTCACGGGAGTACATAAAATCCCATCCGCTAAAAGTAAATTTTGTCAGGTCAAATAGTCGCAAACCATTTATAACGGACGATTTGTTCCATTCAATAATTGATCTGATCGAAATTCAGACACCTTACTTTGAAGAAAAAAGAAGTATTTTCAACAAAAGATTTAATGACACTCGCCAAAGAATCTTGGAAGACGGGAAGGATTATGATGATGATTAATTGAATATTTCCCAATTTGTGATGGCAATAAAAAATTATAAATAATCAATGAAAAATCAAAAATCTATCTCCTAAGCAACCACAAACTTGAATTATCTTTCCTAAGAACGGATAGCTTATTTGTTGCTTCAAGTTTTTTCTCAAACGAAAATATTGCTACCCGGTATTTTCCTTTTTCTTTGGGAAGAACTTTTGCAGGAAATCCTTCATCAATTATTTGGTGGAAATATTTCTGTGCATTTTTTTCTTTCACAAAACTGCCGCCAATAATATGATAAAGTTTTGAATTATTAATATCAGTATCAACTAATTCTACTTTCGAATTTTGTTCAATATTTCTTTCAGAAAGTAATATTTCTTTTTCGTTAAAACTATCGCTTGCAATAACAATAGCTTTGCGACTTTCAATTTCAGTTAGGAAAATTCTTTTATGCTCTAATAATTCTGATTTCGGTCCTGAAAATGGATTCAGATTAGCAAAACTGAAATTGCTATTTTGAAAAAATCCCATTTTGTAAGGAACAAAAATCATAATTGCTGCAATTGAAACTCCAATTGTAGCTCTACGAAAAATAGAATTTCTAATGATAGCACTTACCTGTGACTTGTTTTCAAACTTGGGCTTAATTCTAATATGTTGCTTTTTCTCTTTCAAAGCAGGAAAATGGAAAGTACTCAATCCATACGAATCTAAAAGGAAATTTGTGTATTGTTCAGGTTCAAACTGTAAGTTTTTCTCCTTGTCGTACTGAAACTGCCCAATTCCTTCAAAATTTATTCTGTCAGCATTTTGCAATTTTTCGTTAATTTCCTTCACAAATTTTGCAACAATATCGTTCGTCTCTTTATAATCAATATTCTCAAAATCAGAAATATGCTTGATTAGTAAGCCATCATTTTGCCGAAGATTAATATTAAAACTTACTTTTTTTGCTGGAGGATAACTTTTGTGAAGTTCATTGTCAATTTTTGCAGGCTTGTAGTTTGTTATAAACCCACCAAAATCAGGCAATATCACACAATCGTGCTGAAATAATAGTTCGTATATATACTTTTCAATTTTCAAAATAAACAATTTTTATTTTACAAAAATATGAAAAATAATTATTTCAATCGGAGTATTTCAAAATTAATATTAAAATGAAAAAGATTAATTCTCCAAAAAGTATTTACCAAAATTGTATTTTTGCAGATTATTTAAATTTATTGAAATGGAAAAAATTAGAAGGACAGAAATTTGCGAGCTTTTGAAAGCTACTGATACCGAAAAATTGATTAATGTGAAAGCATGGGTGCGTACCAAACGCTCAGGCAAAAATGTTGCATTTATTGCACTGAATGATGGTTCTACAATCAATAATATTCAAGTTGTGGTAGATTTGCAGAAAATTGATGAAGAAAACTTAATCAACATAAATACAGGAGCAGCCATTTCAGTAAATGGGAAACTTATAAAATCGCTTGGGAGTGGGCAATCGCACGAAATTGATGCTCACGAAATTGAAGTTCTTGGTGTAGCAAATCCAGACGAATATCCTATTCAACCAAAAAAACATAGTTTAGAATTTCTTAGAGAACATGCACATTTACGCTTCCGCACAAGCACTTTTTCTGCTATTACTCGCGTGCGTCATGCCATGATTTTTGCAATTCATAAATTTTTCAACGACAAAGGATATTGCAATATTCACACTCCAATCATCACCGGTTCCGATGCCGAAGGTGCCGGCGAAATGTTTCGAATTTCTACATTAGATAACAAAAAACCACCTTTAAACGAAAGTGGTGAAGTAGATTATACCCAAGATTTTTTTGGAAAAGAAACCAATCTTACAGTTTCAGGACAATTGGAAGCCGAATTGGCTGCTTTGGCACTATCAAAAGTTTATACTTTCGGTCCTACTTTCCGTGCCGAAAATTCTAACACAACTCGTCATCTTGCCGAATTTTGGATGATTGAACCGGAGGTAGCGTTTTTCGATTTGAACGATGATATGGACCTTGCTGAAGAAATGCTCAAATATCTTGTGGAATATGCTCTGGAAAATTGTTCAGACGATTTGCAATTCCTCAACAAACGATTGATTGACGAAGAAAAGGGAAAAGCTCAGAAAGACCGGTCGGAGATGGGACTTATAGAAAAACTGGAATTTGTTTTAAAATCTGATTTTGAGAGAATTACATATACTGAAGCTTTTAATATTTTAAGAAATTCTAAACCTAACAAAAAGAAAAAATTCCAATATCTAATAGAAAATTGGGGGGCAGACCTTCAATCGGAACACGAACGATTTCTCGTAGAAAAACATTTTAAAAAACCAGTGATACTTGTAGATTATCCTAAAGAAATAAAAGCATTTTACATGCGACAAAACGATGATGACAAGACAGTTAGAGCTATGGATATTCTTTTTCCGGGCATTGGCGAAATAGTTGGTGGATCGCAAAGAGAAGAGCGATACGATTTACTTTTGAACAGAATGAAAGAACTTGATATTCCTGAAAAAGAACTTTGGTGGTATCTCGAAACCAGAAAATTTGGGACAGTACCACATGCCGGGTTTGGCTTAGGTTTCGAACGATTGATGCTATTTATTACCGGAATGAGTAACATTAGAGATGTAATTCCATTCCCAAGAACACCGAAAAATGCTGAGTTTTAACCATATAACTATTTGCTACAGATTTAATTTTCATAATGAAAAAACTTTTTGCCATAATATTATTCCTTGCTTTTTTCACCAATTCAGCCTATAGTTTCAGATATTCAGAAATTTTTCAAGACAGTTTGTTATCAGAAAATTTCGAAAATTGGAGTGTTACATCTGCAGATTGGCAAATATTTGATTCGAACGGAGATAATCTCACATGGAGCATATATGGAAATGCCGGCGTTGATGGTTCATTCGCAGCCGGTTATCTTTTTTCGTTTACCGAAATTGCCGACGACTGGATAATTTCGAAAGGAATTTCTCTTGAAGCCGGAAAAAATTATTGGTTAAATTTTAAATATAGAATTGAAGACGAGCTTTATCCCGAAAAATTAGCTGTTTATTTTGGTTTGTTTCAAAATCCTATGAGTATGACAACAGAAATTGTGGACTTAGGAGAAATAAAAAATGAGCAATTTTTAACTCTTTCGAGAGGATTTACAGTGCCGGCAGATTCGGTTTACTATTTCGGATGGTATGCCTACTCTGATCCATACCAATGGGTAGTTCTCATTGATAATATTTATATTAAAGAAATTGATTGTTCTGCAAGTGTACCGCCGGTTATTGAACTCGGCAATGATCAATCTTTGTGCGAAGGCGACACAATAGTTTTAAGTGTAGAATCAGAATTCGATTTATATGTTTGGGGCGACTATGGAAATTTGCCAAACCTAACAGTTACTCAATCAGGGATTTATTCTTTATACGTAGAAGACAGTTGCTTGAATAGTGCTTTCGATAATGTTGAAATAAATTATATTCCGAATCCCGAAATTGATTTGGGCAACGATACAACTATTGTGGAAGGAGATAATATTCTGCTCTCTACTGGAGTTTCCAACATGGACTATTTATGGTCAACGAACGAAACAAGTCAGTCTATTTTGATTTCGGAACACGGAACTTATTATGTTACAGTAACAAACGATTCTAATTGTTTTTCTGTTGATTCGATAAATATTTACTACTTAGGTATTGAAAACCCATTTTCTAAAATTCAAATTTTTCCGCAACCTACGGTCGATTTTTTGAATATTTCAAGCGGAAATGAAATCATTGTTGAAATAGAAATCTTTGATTCGAATGCGAAAACCGTTTTTTATAAAGAAGCATTTTTGCAAAATTTGATTATCGATGTCAGTGTTTTAAAAACAGGTGAGTATATTGCTAAAATTAAAACAAAAAGCAATAGATTATATTCAAAAATAATTGTGAAAATATAGCCATCTGCTAATCTCCGCAATTTATTCAAAGCATTTCCTAAAACGAATAATTATTCAATAGAAACACTAAACAAAAAATAGACTATTGATAATGAGCTATAAAAATATTTTAGTATTTTGTGCAAAATTTTGAAATATTAAATATGAACAACAAAATGAATTTTGTGCAAATAATTTTTTTTTATCCACTGTCATTGATTTATAGTTTTGTTGTGTACATTAGAAATCGACTATTCGATTACAATTTTCTCAAATCTAAAGAATTTACAATTCCTATAATTTCGGTAGGAAATATCACTGTTGGCGGGACAGGAAAAACCCCGCATATTGAATATTTAATTTCTATTTTAAAAAACGAATGCAAAATTGCAGTACTTAGTCGGGGCTACAAACGAAAATCAAGAGGATTTGTACTTGCACACCCCGACTCAACATATTATGAAATAGGTGATGAACCTAAACAAATAAAAACAAAATTTCCAAAATTAGACGTTGCAGTAAATGCAAATAGAACACAAGGAATTTACCAATTATTAGAAAAAGGAAGCCCCGAACTTAACACAATTTTGTTAGACGATGCCTATCAGCACAGATATGTTAAACCGGGCTTGTCAATACTTTTGGTCGATTATACTCAACCAATGTTTCACGACCATTTTTTGCCATATGGTCGCTTGCGCGAAAATAGGCACGAAAAAAGGAGGTCGAACATTATAATAATTACAAAAACTCCGAGAGACCTGAAACCAATAGATAGGCGAATTTTGGTGAAAAATTTAAAACTATTTCCATATCAGAATCTGTTTTTCACGACTATGGCTTTTGGAGATTTTCAGGCGGTTTTTGACTCAGAAAAATTTCAGTTAAAAATCTTGGAATGTGTAGAAAATAAATATTCTATTTTGGCTATTTCGGGAATTGCAAATCCTCAACAATTCGACAAACATATTCAAACGGTTAGCAATGATGTAGTTACATTGACTTACCCGGATCATCACAATTTTACTAAAAAGGACGCTAATAAAATTTATTCAAGTTTTAATAAAATTAACAATCCTAAAAAAATTATTGTTACTACAGAAAAAGATGCAATGCGTTTTCAAGACAATAGGCATAGCAAAATCCTCAGCGATTTGCCATTTTATTATATCCCAATGCAAATAGAATTTCTAAACAAAGAAACAGAAAGCTTTAATAATCAAATAATTAACTATGTTAGAAAAAATAAAAGAAACAGCAACCTACATAAAGAATATCATAAAAAGTGAACCTCAGATAGGAGTGATTCTCGGAACCGGACTTGGCGGTTTGGTCGAAGAAATGAAAATTGAACATATTATTGATTATAAAGATATTCCGAATTTTCCGGTTTCAACTGTAAAGGGGCACCACAGCCGTTTGATATTCGGAGAATTCTCGGGAAAAAAGCTTATTGCCATGCAAGGGCGTTTTCATTATTACGAAGGCTACAACATGAAAGAAATAACTTTTCCGGTAAAAGTTATGAAACTTCTCGGAATTGAATATTTGTTTGTGTCGAATGCAAGCGGTGGAGTGAATCCAGATTTTCATATTGGAGACCTTATGATAATTGATGACCAAATTAATTTGTTTCCCGAAAATCCGCTTCGAGGCAAAAATGAAGACGATTTTGGGGTACGTTTCCCAGATATGAGCGAAACATACTCTGCAGAATTAATTGCAAAAGGGGTAGAAATTGCTAAAGAAAATAAATTTACAGTTCATACCGGAGTCTATGCAGGCGTTACAGGACCAACTTTTGAAACACCTGCAGAATATAAATATTTGCGTATTATTGGCGCCGATGCTGTTGGTATGTCCACAGTCCCTGAAGTTATTGTTGCACATCATATGAGAATTCCTTGCTTTGCAATTTCAATAATTACAGATTTGGGTGTTCCTAACAAAATTGTGGAAGTTACTCACGAGGACGTACAAAATGTAGCAGAAATTGCCGAACCCAAAATGACTAAGATTATTAAAGAAATTGTTAGCCAATTATAGCAAAATTTTGATTTATTATTTTTGAATTTTAATTTGAAATTGACATGAAATTGAAACTCTTCATCGCAATTCTTTTTGTGCTTTTTGCAAAAATAGATTTTGCACAGAATGTAAAAATATCAGGAACAGAACTATCGTATGCAAATCAAGAATTAGTTTTATTGACTTATTCAGAGCATATTACTTTTTCCGAGAATGCGCTTGCAAAATCCTTAGTAAAGGAAGATGGGAGCTATTTGTTCGAATTTTCAACTGAAAATGCTATATCTGTATTTATGTATATTGGGCGATACAAAGCATTTTTGCTGGTTGAACCAAATAGAGATTATAAGATTTTTTTGCCCGAATTTTCTGAAAAATCTACCAGCGAAAAACTAAATCCATATTTTAAGGATATGGAAATTACTTTGGAAATTTTATCTTCAAAAAAAAATGAATTAAATAATATTATTTCAGAATTTGACTCTACATTCAACGCTGTTCTAAATAAAAATTTTCCATCGATTTATCGACAGAGAAAATATTCTATTATCGATTCAATTGTTCAACTCATTGATACACAATTTATAAATATTGAAAATAAATATTTAAATAGTCATAAATTATATAAATATTCATCGCTATACTATATGGCAAACCAGCGGAATTCTGAATTTATCATTGAAAAATATTTTTCAGAAAATCCGGTCTTGTATCACCACACAGAGTATATGAATATGTTTAATCAGATTTTTGCACGCTACCTGACTTTTTATTCGCTCACAAAAAATGGCAATAGAATTCCGCTCGACATAAGTCTTACGAAAAGTGTTGTCAGACTGAAACATACACTTTCAAACAATCCTAATTTGAAAAATGATACCCTCAAAGAATTGATTATTCTTAAGGGAATTTACGACAATTTTTACTTGGGCAACTATTCTCAGAAAACTCTTTTGCTAATTATTGATTCTATTGGGGCAACAACAAAAGTAGCTCATCATAAGCTAATTGTAGAGAATATTAAGAAAAATGTCAATTGCTTGAAAATAGGGACTAAAGCTCCTGAATTTGAATTATATAACAGAAATAAAAGAAAGAAGAAGTTATCGAATTTTTCGGGGAAATTTATCTATTTAAATTTTGCAAATACCGAAAATTATGCCTGCCAAAAAGATTTTCAACTTCTCGCAAATTTGTATAAAAAACATGGCAAAACTATCGAAATTGTAACAATAATTTCGAATGGAACACACGAAGATATGACCGAATTTTTGGAGGGAAAAGATTATGACTGGACTTTTTTGCACTGCGGAAATCAGCCCACTGTTATAAAAGATTATAAAATTAAAGTATATCCTTTGTATTTTTTAGTTGATCCTTACGGAAAATTAGCGTTGTCGCCAGCCCTGCCACCACACGAGAATTTTGAAATACAATTGTTTAAAGAGATTAAGAAAAGGGATTAGTTTGGCTTGTCAAAATATTTTGTATTTGATTTTCTGAATAGTGCTAATTTTCAAACACATTCTTTAAATATTTTAACCATTTCGGGTAAAACCATACCGCTTGGATATTGCAAAAAATATCCATTACCGCTATTTATTGCCATTTCTGAAAAAATATTCTTTTCAATGTTTATATCGAAAATTATCCCGCCAGTTTTGAGAACCAATTGTGCAACGGTGTTCGGAATATTCGTAGAGCCAGTGGTTCCGGCAATAATCAAAAGTTCGGTTGCGGCAGCGGTTTTCATACAGCTTTCTACACGATAATATACTTCGTTATAGTATTCGTCCCACAACAAGGCAAATGGACGTGTGATACCTCCACAATCAGGACATCTCAACATTTCCACTTCTGCTTTACTCAAGTCATCTCCTCTACTTTTTTGAGGGAAATTTTCAGGAATAGGATAAATTGATAAATTGCAGTTTTTGTCGCATAACATATAATTAATATTTCCGTGTGCTTGAAATGTTCCTTCAATACTATTGCCGGCTCTTAGATGCAATCCATCAACATTTTGTGTTATAATAGTGAATCGGTCTCCCAATAGTTTTTCTATTTCTACCAATGCCATATGTCCGGCATTTGGTTTTGCTGAATTGCAAACTGATCGCATGTACAAAAACCATTTCCAAACTTCGTAGGGACTTTTTTGAAACATTTTATAAGTAGCAATTTCGTGAGGCTTGTAGTTTTTCGAACCAATCGTCCAATATCCGTCTGATCCACGAAAAGTGGGAATGCCACTTTCGGCAGAAACACCGGCACCGGTTAGGAAAGTAATTTTTCCTTTGCCATTAAATACAGTTTTTAACTGCTCTTCTAATTTATTTGAAATCATAATTTTGAGATTTACTTATTGAGACAATTTTTTTTATAATTTCTATATCAGTAATTAATTTTTCGTAATCTTTAATTTTGTCAGTGCTGCTCAGAAGTACATTGTTGTTGCGAAAATACATCTGGCTTTCAGTTTTTTTGCTGCCTGTGAGATGAAAACTTTGTGCTTTGGTTTTCTCCATCAATTCAGTGAAATTGTTTAATTTTATTCCTGAACCGGGCATAATTTCTATTTTGTCATTTGCTTTTGAAATTAGCTTTTTAATTAAATCTGCACCTTCAAGAGCTGTCTGTTTTTGTCCGGAAGTAAGCAAACGATCAATTTTGAGTTCAATCAGTTGGTCGAGAGCCTCAAACGGTTCGGCACACATATCGAATGCACGATGAAAAACAACTTCCATAGGCTTGGCTAATTTTATTAGCTCATCAGTCCTTTTCATATCAACAAATCCATTTTTGTTAAGGACTCCTATGACAACACCATCGGCTTTTAGTTTTTTTGCCATCAGGATGTCTTCTTTCATGGTTTCAAATTCTATTTCATTATATAAAAAATCGCCACCTCTTGGTCTTATTAGAATGCACAAGTCAATTTCCAAATTTTTTCTTGCAAGCACAATGCTGCCTGCACTGGGAGTTGTACCACCTTCAATTATATTGTCGCAAAACTCAATACGTTTGGCTCCTGCCTCTTGAGCCACAATTGCAGACTCTACCGATATTGCACAAACTTCTATTGTAATTTCATTTTCATTTAAGTTTCTATATTTTTGCATAATTAACTATTGTGCTAAGCTTTTTAATAATAAGTAAGATGTTATGTATTTCATCTTACATCTTATGTTTTATATTTGGCGAAATTCTGGATTCAAACTGCTGCTGGTATTGTAAAATAAAACTTTGAACCTTTTCCTTCTTCGCTTTCTGTCCAAATTTCCCCCCCATGTGTTTTTACAAATTCTTTGCAAAGCATTAAACCAAGTCCACTACCCATTTCATTTTCAGTTCCTTTTGTCGAATTATGTTTTGCTATTTCAAACAATTGCGATATTTTTTCAGAAGAAATCCCTATCCCAGTATCCTCAACAAAAATTTCTATATATGCTTGATTATTTTCATCTGAAATTGGTTTTGCATTTATGCTTATTTCCCCTCCTTTGTGCGTATATTTAATAGCATTTGAAATTAAATTACGCAGGATAGTTGACAACATGTTTTTATCTGCATTTACAAAAATATCTTCCGACACTTTATTTATCAAGCTTATTGATTTTTTTATAGCTAACTGATTTAAGAGTTCAACGGCTTCAATTGATAACAAATTCAGCTTTTCTTTTTTTGGATTAAATTTGATAATCCCTCTTTGTGTATGAGACCATAACAACAAGTTTTCAAGTAATTTATATACTTTTTGTACGCCTTGATGTACGTAAGAAATGAAATCTTTTCTTTCGGCAACATCATATTGGTCATATTCATTTATTAGTAATTCTAAAAATCCTAGCATCGTGGAGAATGGACTTTTCAAATCGTGTGCAATTATTGAGAAGAATTTATCTTTGGTAGTATTTAATGCTTTGATTTCTTTAAAGCTATCTGATAGTTTCAGCATGGAATTAACCCGTGCAGATAATTCAATTTTATCTATTGGTTTTCGAATATAATCAACTGCTCCTGCTTCTAATGCTGTTTTTAAATTCTTAGGAGATGTCATTACTCCAGTTGCCATAATAACAGGGATGTTTTTTGTTGATTCCTGACTCTTTAAATATTTTATAGTTTCAATACCATTCATTATTGGCATTTTCCAGTCAGTAATTATTAAATCCGGAAGTCGCTTCATTGCGAGCTTACATGCAACATCTCCATTTGGGGCTTTTAAAATTGTATATCCAATATCCGATTCTTTCAGGTAATCAACTAAAGTTTTCAAGTTGTCCGGCTTGTCATCAACAACAAGAATCGTATATTGTTTCATGTTTTTATTGTTAAAAAAATAATATTTCTAAAGTTAATCAATCATTTTAATCAAACTCAAATACTTCTCTTGATTAAGACCGTAAAGAGCATTATCAATTTCTTC
This genomic interval carries:
- a CDS encoding DUF2181 domain-containing protein → MLQTKIFLKYFTISVVLIFIISVVFLSNKTLLFFFPDKIWAHKVNNIEKLEEASKKYAGIELDVVFHKKTNSFDVNHPPDSSINLSLTEFFLSQKNSVSNCKYWIDFKNLDYENKKLSADKLDSIANVFEIDKKNIIIESISPKFLKLFDDKGFLTSYYLPTNLNLLDDKNLESVLKTINTNISTFKNTYISFNYKDYEIINRRFPYKKKLTWFTNYGSLNKISARILLFEISMDENVDILLIPLK
- a CDS encoding phosphoethanolamine transferase, which translates into the protein MKKFNSFLIVLKEIYNPFIVALAFAPLIVGLIVDASLFDSRNIITNIIWIPIFTVAFILSKKRIVYQIVCLLYFILGLVEISHWIILQGPVTITSFLVISNTNLQEAIDFLNLKATVGLIVLVFYTIFFIFTFKRRPKISKSKFKPYLIGIILLFSAIFILENAINERLIRKGMPHIAKVVFSFIEKINLYEEAMQEIEPKMVQAIPTLPQNQQTFVLIIGESCSRNHMSIYNYSRKTNPKLEKRKDLFVYDNVVSPYSNTLNSVLSMLSESNLERKLNFGKCVDIIDIFYSAGFKTYWLSNQSPIGIWDNLITVFAKKADHYRFVNTTSNSSFEAMFTTSYDSKLFKPFANALSENVAKKFIVLHLMGSHSSYSKRYPTHYDVFNGSNKKEKIIAEYDNSVLYNDFIVDSILNILDENDSLHENSISSAIYLSDHGENVYDEQNKIGHDYSKKLPKANVDIPFIIWLSREYIKSHPLKVNFVRSNSRKPFITDDLFHSIIDLIEIQTPYFEEKRSIFNKRFNDTRQRILEDGKDYDDD
- a CDS encoding HU-CCDC81 and SPOR domain-containing protein, which gives rise to MKIEKYIYELLFQHDCVILPDFGGFITNYKPAKIDNELHKSYPPAKKVSFNINLRQNDGLLIKHISDFENIDYKETNDIVAKFVKEINEKLQNADRINFEGIGQFQYDKEKNLQFEPEQYTNFLLDSYGLSTFHFPALKEKKQHIRIKPKFENKSQVSAIIRNSIFRRATIGVSIAAIMIFVPYKMGFFQNSNFSFANLNPFSGPKSELLEHKRIFLTEIESRKAIVIASDSFNEKEILLSERNIEQNSKVELVDTDINNSKLYHIIGGSFVKEKNAQKYFHQIIDEGFPAKVLPKEKGKYRVAIFSFEKKLEATNKLSVLRKDNSSLWLLRR
- the asnS gene encoding asparagine--tRNA ligase is translated as MRRTEICELLKATDTEKLINVKAWVRTKRSGKNVAFIALNDGSTINNIQVVVDLQKIDEENLININTGAAISVNGKLIKSLGSGQSHEIDAHEIEVLGVANPDEYPIQPKKHSLEFLREHAHLRFRTSTFSAITRVRHAMIFAIHKFFNDKGYCNIHTPIITGSDAEGAGEMFRISTLDNKKPPLNESGEVDYTQDFFGKETNLTVSGQLEAELAALALSKVYTFGPTFRAENSNTTRHLAEFWMIEPEVAFFDLNDDMDLAEEMLKYLVEYALENCSDDLQFLNKRLIDEEKGKAQKDRSEMGLIEKLEFVLKSDFERITYTEAFNILRNSKPNKKKKFQYLIENWGADLQSEHERFLVEKHFKKPVILVDYPKEIKAFYMRQNDDDKTVRAMDILFPGIGEIVGGSQREERYDLLLNRMKELDIPEKELWWYLETRKFGTVPHAGFGLGFERLMLFITGMSNIRDVIPFPRTPKNAEF
- a CDS encoding T9SS type A sorting domain-containing protein; this translates as MKKLFAIILFLAFFTNSAYSFRYSEIFQDSLLSENFENWSVTSADWQIFDSNGDNLTWSIYGNAGVDGSFAAGYLFSFTEIADDWIISKGISLEAGKNYWLNFKYRIEDELYPEKLAVYFGLFQNPMSMTTEIVDLGEIKNEQFLTLSRGFTVPADSVYYFGWYAYSDPYQWVVLIDNIYIKEIDCSASVPPVIELGNDQSLCEGDTIVLSVESEFDLYVWGDYGNLPNLTVTQSGIYSLYVEDSCLNSAFDNVEINYIPNPEIDLGNDTTIVEGDNILLSTGVSNMDYLWSTNETSQSILISEHGTYYVTVTNDSNCFSVDSINIYYLGIENPFSKIQIFPQPTVDFLNISSGNEIIVEIEIFDSNAKTVFYKEAFLQNLIIDVSVLKTGEYIAKIKTKSNRLYSKIIVKI
- the lpxK gene encoding tetraacyldisaccharide 4'-kinase, producing the protein MNFVQIIFFYPLSLIYSFVVYIRNRLFDYNFLKSKEFTIPIISVGNITVGGTGKTPHIEYLISILKNECKIAVLSRGYKRKSRGFVLAHPDSTYYEIGDEPKQIKTKFPKLDVAVNANRTQGIYQLLEKGSPELNTILLDDAYQHRYVKPGLSILLVDYTQPMFHDHFLPYGRLRENRHEKRRSNIIIITKTPRDLKPIDRRILVKNLKLFPYQNLFFTTMAFGDFQAVFDSEKFQLKILECVENKYSILAISGIANPQQFDKHIQTVSNDVVTLTYPDHHNFTKKDANKIYSSFNKINNPKKIIVTTEKDAMRFQDNRHSKILSDLPFYYIPMQIEFLNKETESFNNQIINYVRKNKRNSNLHKEYHKK
- a CDS encoding purine-nucleoside phosphorylase, coding for MLEKIKETATYIKNIIKSEPQIGVILGTGLGGLVEEMKIEHIIDYKDIPNFPVSTVKGHHSRLIFGEFSGKKLIAMQGRFHYYEGYNMKEITFPVKVMKLLGIEYLFVSNASGGVNPDFHIGDLMIIDDQINLFPENPLRGKNEDDFGVRFPDMSETYSAELIAKGVEIAKENKFTVHTGVYAGVTGPTFETPAEYKYLRIIGADAVGMSTVPEVIVAHHMRIPCFAISIITDLGVPNKIVEVTHEDVQNVAEIAEPKMTKIIKEIVSQL